A region of the Candidatus Cloacimonadota bacterium genome:
CTGGGCGAAATCCCGCACGCGGCGCAAGAGGCGGTTGGCGATGCGCGGAGTGCCGCGGCTGCGGCGGGCCAGTTCAGCCACGCCATCCGCGTCGGCCGGGATCTCCAGGATGCGGGCGGAGCGCTGGATGATCTGGGTGATGGAGTCAAAATCGTAGTAATCCAGCCGCAGCACGATGCCAAAGCGGTCGCGCAGGGGCGGGGTGAGCAATCCGGCGCGGGTGGTGGCCCCGATCAGGGTGAAGGGTTCCACGCTGATGCGCAGGGTGCGCGCGCTGGGGCCGCTGTCCAGGATGATCTCCATCTGGAAATCCTCCATGGCGGGATAGATGTATTCCTCGATCACGTGGCTGAGGCGGTGGATCTCGTCGATGAACAGCACTTCGTGGCGCTGCAGGTTGGTGAGGATGCCGGCCAGGTCGCCCGGTTTTTCCATCACGGGGCCGCTGCTGACGGTGATCTCCACCCCCAGTTCGCGCGCGATGATGCTGGCCAGGGTGGTCTTGCCCAGGCCGGGCGGGCCGTAGAAGAGCACGTGGTCCAGAGGTTCCTTGCGCAGTTTGGCGGCTTTGATGGAGATGTCCAGAAGCTGTTTGAGGTGGCTTTGGCCGATGAACTCGGTGAGGGTGCGCGGACGCAGGGCACGGTCAAATTCCGTGTCCTCAGGCCGTTCCAGCGGAGTGTTTATCCGTTCCAGCATGCCATATCCTTAGTGAAGTTTGCCCCGCAAACGCAGGAAATGCAGTCTCCAAACCATCCAGGCGGCTTCCCAGACGATGTGGCGGCTCATCTTGGAAACGCCGTTCACGCGGTCTGTAAAGACGATCGGGATCTCCTGGATGCGGAAGCCTTTGGCCCAGGCGCGGAAATTCATTTCGATCTGGAAAGCGTAGCCGTCGGAGAGGATCCGGTCCAGATCGATGGCTTCCAACACCTTGCGGTTGAAGCACTTGAATCCGCCGGTGGGGTCATTGACCGGCATCCCGGTGATCATCCTCACGTATTTGGAGGCGAAATAGCTGATCAGCAGGCGCTTGAAGGGCCAGTTGACGATATTCACGCCCTGGCAGTAGCGCGAGCCGATCACCAGGTCCTTTTTGGCGGCCGTGGCCAGCAGACGGGGCAGGTCATCCGGATTGTGGGAAAAATCGGCGTCCATCTCCAAAACATAGTCGTAGCCTTCTTTGAGGGCATGTTTGAAGCCGGTCACGTAAGCGGAGCCGAGCCCCATTTTGCGGGGCCGTTCGATCAGATGGACCCGCGCTTCAGCGGCCATGATCTCCTTCACCGCCTGGGCGGTGCCGTCCGGGGAATTGTCGTCCATCACCAGGATGTGCAGGTCCGGCGATTGTTTCAGCGCGGCCGGGATGATCCTGGCTATGTTGTCGATCTCGTTGTAAGTGGGAATGATGAGCAGGGCTTTCATGATTTGTCCAGGTTGTTCTTTAGAAGCTGTTCGGAGGGCACATCGCGCAGGGGTTTGGCGGGATTGCCCAGCACGATCCTGCCCGCGGGAACGTCACGCGAAACCACTGCCCCACCGGCCACGCAGGCATCCTCGGCCAGCACTTTTCCGGGCAGGATGGTGGCGTTCACGCCGATGCGGGCGCCGCGTTTCAGGGTTACCCCCTTGAAATGATCGAACCGCTCGGGATCGCGGGCCATGTAGTTGTCGTTGCTGGTGGCCACGCAGGGCGCCACGAAGCAGTAATCATCGATTTGGGAATAAGCCGTGATGTAGCAGTTGGTCTCAAATTTATTGCGGTTGCCGATGGTGACGAAGTTTTCGATGGCCACGCCCCGGCCGATGATGTTGAGTTCGCCGATCACCACATTTTCGCGGATGGTGGCCAGGTCCGCGATCAGATTGCGCCGGCCGATCTCGCACTGCATGTAGATCACCACGTTGGCCCCGATCTGGCAGCCGGCTCCGATCACAGTGGGCTTGAGGCCTTCGGGCAGCTTGAAGATGCTGCGCGGTGAGGAAAGCGGGGCTTTGCCGATGATGCTGTTGTCGTCGATCCGCACGTTGTCGCCAATCACACAGCCGGCGTGGATCACCACATTGTGCCCGATCAGGCAGTTTTCACCGATCCGAACGTCGTCCAAAATGACCACGTTCGCGCCTAATTCTGTGTTGGCGCCAACTTTGGCGCTGCTGGCGATATGCTGATTCATCAAACCTCCTTGGCTCAGCGCTATTTTTTTCTCGACAAGTTATCAGGCAAGCAAAAAATGAGCTATATGGTATCCAAATGATGGAAAAAGAACTACAAAGCTACCTGGAATTCCTGCGAGCGGAGGGAAAATCCGCCTGCACCGTCACCGCTTACGGCAGCGACCTGCGCCAGTTTCTGGGCTATGTAGCCAGGTTTTTCCCCGCTGAGGTGGTGGCCGCGGAACTGAGCGTGCAGATGATCCGCGACTGGCTGCGCGAGCTGCATGACAGCCGGGTGGGAAACCGCAGCCTGGCCCGGAAGGCAGCCGCCCTGAAAAGCTTCTTCCTCTGGCTGAAACTCACCGGCAGGATCGCCCTCAATCCCATGGACAAGGTCAAACGCCCCAAATTCGAAAAAGCCCTCCCCCATTTCTTCACCGAGGAAGAGATGCTGGCTTTGCTGCGCATTCCCGATCTGGAAAGCGTTTACGGCGTTCGCAACCGTGCCATCCTGGAACTCCTTTATGCCTCCGGACTGCGCATCTCCGAACTGGCCGCGCTCCGCCTGGTTGATATCGATCTGAAACGCCTGCTGCTGAAAGCTTTCGGCAAGGGCGGCAAAGAACGCCTTGTGCCCTTCGGATCAGAAGCCGCCGAGGCCATCCGGGCCTGGCTGCCACTGCGGGAAAAACTGCTCAGGCCGGACAGTTCTGACAAACTTTTCCTCACCAAAAGCGGAAAGGATTTCGACGGACGCCAGCTCTATACCGTTCTGGGCCAGTATTTCCACCTCGTGGCCCAGAAAAAGGGATATTCGCCCCACACCCTGCGCCATAGCTTTGCCACCCATCTGCTCGCCCGCGGAGCCGACCTCCGGGCCGTGCAGGAAATGCTGGGCCACGCCAACCTGGAAACCACCGCCACCTACACCCACGTGACCCTCGACGATGTGAAAAAAGCCTACCACAAAGGCCATCCGCGGGGAAAGGAATAACTCAGCTGGCTGATCCCTTTTTGGAAAAATGGCGCCCGGTGATCCAGGCGCCAATCTCATTTGTAGTTTGAGCGTTGTTTAGAACAGATAGCCGATGCTGAACACGATGCCGTTGTGAGTGTAGGACACGTCGTCGTTGTTATCGTCCCAAATGTC
Encoded here:
- a CDS encoding polyprenol monophosphomannose synthase, with protein sequence MKALLIIPTYNEIDNIARIIPAALKQSPDLHILVMDDNSPDGTAQAVKEIMAAEARVHLIERPRKMGLGSAYVTGFKHALKEGYDYVLEMDADFSHNPDDLPRLLATAAKKDLVIGSRYCQGVNIVNWPFKRLLISYFASKYVRMITGMPVNDPTGGFKCFNRKVLEAIDLDRILSDGYAFQIEMNFRAWAKGFRIQEIPIVFTDRVNGVSKMSRHIVWEAAWMVWRLHFLRLRGKLH
- a CDS encoding tyrosine-type recombinase/integrase, coding for MEKELQSYLEFLRAEGKSACTVTAYGSDLRQFLGYVARFFPAEVVAAELSVQMIRDWLRELHDSRVGNRSLARKAAALKSFFLWLKLTGRIALNPMDKVKRPKFEKALPHFFTEEEMLALLRIPDLESVYGVRNRAILELLYASGLRISELAALRLVDIDLKRLLLKAFGKGGKERLVPFGSEAAEAIRAWLPLREKLLRPDSSDKLFLTKSGKDFDGRQLYTVLGQYFHLVAQKKGYSPHTLRHSFATHLLARGADLRAVQEMLGHANLETTATYTHVTLDDVKKAYHKGHPRGKE
- a CDS encoding N-acetyltransferase; translated protein: MNQHIASSAKVGANTELGANVVILDDVRIGENCLIGHNVVIHAGCVIGDNVRIDDNSIIGKAPLSSPRSIFKLPEGLKPTVIGAGCQIGANVVIYMQCEIGRRNLIADLATIRENVVIGELNIIGRGVAIENFVTIGNRNKFETNCYITAYSQIDDYCFVAPCVATSNDNYMARDPERFDHFKGVTLKRGARIGVNATILPGKVLAEDACVAGGAVVSRDVPAGRIVLGNPAKPLRDVPSEQLLKNNLDKS
- the ruvB gene encoding Holliday junction branch migration DNA helicase RuvB — its product is MLERINTPLERPEDTEFDRALRPRTLTEFIGQSHLKQLLDISIKAAKLRKEPLDHVLFYGPPGLGKTTLASIIARELGVEITVSSGPVMEKPGDLAGILTNLQRHEVLFIDEIHRLSHVIEEYIYPAMEDFQMEIILDSGPSARTLRISVEPFTLIGATTRAGLLTPPLRDRFGIVLRLDYYDFDSITQIIQRSARILEIPADADGVAELARRSRGTPRIANRLLRRVRDFAQIMGDGVITLDIALQALEMLQVDHAGLDEMDKRLLFTIMENYRGGPVGLKTLATAVGEDAGTIEEIFEPYLVQQGFLERTPQGRKATFKAYKHLGVKPSDYQPEIF